In Solobacterium moorei, a single genomic region encodes these proteins:
- a CDS encoding ATP-binding protein, which produces MEYILRQSYLNEIQKFINKPVTKILIGMRRVGKSTILKMISEVLLKDIPSENKIFMNFESLELLNIRNAETFTKHIQTFLKQNNDKKYFFFDEIQVVHHWEEVINGLQADYDCDIYITGSNSTMLSSDLATVLAGRYVQFEIYPFTFKEFIDCYKDLQLSQEEYFTKFIEIGGLPAVKHFQLDPNPSYKYLSDIYNTVLVKDVLEYNQIRDIDIFNRILLYAAENISHTFSALNIRNFLKSEGRNVSVDTVLNYLNFCINAFILKKVPRYDTIGKNILKVEEKYFLTDHGFRQAKGFSNTKDIERVLENIVYTELLQRGYTVYIGKVKDKEIDFITEKDGKRLYFQVCYLLATAETRKREFKVYHEISDNHPKYVLSMDTIDFSQEGYIHKNIIHWLLDKE; this is translated from the coding sequence ATGGAGTATATTTTACGACAAAGTTATCTAAATGAAATTCAAAAATTTATTAATAAGCCTGTCACTAAAATATTGATTGGTATGCGCCGTGTTGGTAAATCTACAATATTGAAAATGATTTCTGAAGTCCTTTTAAAGGATATCCCAAGTGAAAACAAAATCTTTATGAATTTTGAAAGCTTGGAATTACTTAATATTCGAAATGCAGAAACTTTTACCAAGCATATACAAACATTCCTCAAACAAAATAATGACAAAAAATATTTCTTCTTTGATGAAATCCAAGTAGTTCATCACTGGGAAGAAGTTATCAATGGTCTACAAGCAGATTATGATTGTGATATTTATATTACAGGCTCTAATTCCACAATGTTGTCAAGTGACCTAGCCACTGTACTTGCGGGAAGATATGTTCAATTTGAAATCTATCCATTTACATTCAAGGAATTTATTGATTGTTATAAAGATTTGCAATTATCACAAGAAGAATACTTCACTAAGTTTATTGAAATTGGTGGTCTTCCTGCTGTGAAGCACTTTCAACTCGATCCAAATCCAAGCTATAAATATCTTTCAGATATCTATAATACCGTCTTGGTGAAGGATGTTTTGGAATATAATCAGATTCGCGATATAGATATTTTCAATCGTATACTGTTATACGCCGCAGAAAATATTAGTCATACTTTCTCAGCATTAAATATTCGAAATTTTCTAAAGAGCGAAGGTCGTAATGTCTCAGTAGATACCGTTTTAAATTATTTGAATTTTTGTATCAATGCCTTTATTTTAAAGAAGGTACCTCGCTACGATACGATTGGCAAAAATATTTTAAAAGTTGAAGAAAAATATTTCCTAACTGATCACGGCTTTAGACAGGCAAAAGGTTTCTCCAATACCAAAGACATTGAACGTGTATTAGAAAATATTGTTTATACAGAATTATTACAGCGTGGATATACCGTTTATATTGGCAAAGTGAAGGATAAAGAAATCGACTTCATCACAGAAAAGGATGGTAAACGTCTCTATTTCCAAGTTTGTTATTTGTTGGCAACAGCCGAAACACGTAAAAGAGAGTTTAAAGTCTATCACGAGATTTCCGACAACCATCCAAAGTATGTCTTATCTATGGATACCATTGATTTTAGCCAAGAGGGATATATCCATAAAAATATCATCCACTGGCTGTTAGACAAAGAATAA
- the mutS gene encoding DNA mismatch repair protein MutS, translating to MAENYTPMMQQYLAVKKEYEDAILFYRIGDFYEMFFDDAKIASKELDLVLTGKNAGVEERVPMCGIPHHAAAAYIPRLVSRGFKVAICEQTQDPKEAVGLVTRDVIRVITPGTVMQEISDEKASVYLAAITDYGYGYSLAIVEMSTGENYVQNIEHKDVLLLQTLLRSNVREVVVPSDFKEKTLKSFRELQIVISYCDETRIKEEYLPLTEGILKDYDMHAYGRMLNYLENTQKHMLGHLQVTRIEREDEVLYMDFATRQNLELVQSLHENGKAITLWSFLDVCKSAMGSRQLRKWIEKPLVSREKIEARFNKTEWLIQNFMQRQQLRDSFSNIYDLQRLIARCAMNTANAVDCQRLTKTLAEVPTIMHALDETVFDEKRKVDPLQELYQKLKDAFVDNPPVQISDGGMFRDGYNAELDEARKIQHSGRTFIAELEAKERERTGIKTLKIGYNKVFGYYIEISKAAAQAVQDDWGYIRRQTLTNNERFISPELKEKEDAILHAEENAIRIEKQLFQMILDEIRAYLPRLQKLSKFLAEVDAQVAMAEVSAKYGYVRPQFDEDRLFIENGKHPILDDMMKNPKYVANSTDMHKDQDILLITGPNMGGKSTYMRQTALIVIMAQMGCFVPAKSCIMPIFDKIFTRIGASDDILSGQSTFMVEMSEANLALQEATSSSLILFDEIGRGTSTYDGMALAQAMIEYIATCIHAKTMFSTHYHELTVISDNLPNVKNMHVVVKENNDEVTFLYKMADGPAGHSYGINVARLAGLPDAVLNRAKDLQKELESTKRVVQQNYQLVEMHKEDPRTEALMEKLKQVDPDNLSPREAWVMLSDLCEEVKK from the coding sequence ATGGCAGAAAATTATACACCAATGATGCAGCAGTATCTTGCAGTTAAAAAAGAATATGAAGACGCAATCTTGTTCTATCGCATAGGTGATTTCTATGAGATGTTCTTTGATGATGCGAAGATTGCATCGAAAGAATTAGATCTTGTACTTACAGGAAAGAATGCGGGTGTTGAGGAACGTGTGCCGATGTGTGGAATTCCACATCATGCGGCTGCTGCGTATATCCCAAGACTTGTATCTCGTGGTTTTAAGGTTGCGATTTGTGAACAGACACAAGATCCAAAAGAAGCGGTTGGTTTAGTTACACGTGATGTGATCCGTGTCATTACACCAGGTACTGTCATGCAAGAAATCTCTGATGAAAAAGCCTCTGTATATTTAGCTGCGATTACCGATTATGGATATGGGTATTCTCTAGCAATTGTAGAAATGAGTACTGGTGAAAACTATGTACAGAATATCGAACATAAAGATGTGTTATTACTACAGACTTTATTACGTTCGAATGTACGTGAAGTTGTAGTACCTAGTGATTTTAAAGAAAAGACACTCAAGAGTTTTAGAGAACTGCAGATTGTCATTTCATATTGTGATGAAACACGTATTAAAGAGGAGTATCTACCACTAACCGAAGGTATTCTGAAAGATTACGATATGCATGCATATGGTCGAATGTTAAACTATCTGGAAAATACCCAGAAACACATGCTGGGTCACTTACAGGTGACACGCATTGAGCGTGAAGATGAAGTATTATACATGGATTTTGCGACACGTCAGAATCTAGAGCTCGTACAATCCTTGCATGAAAATGGTAAGGCAATTACACTATGGTCATTTTTAGATGTGTGCAAGTCTGCGATGGGTTCAAGACAGCTACGTAAATGGATTGAAAAGCCACTTGTTTCAAGAGAGAAGATTGAAGCACGCTTTAATAAGACAGAATGGTTAATTCAAAACTTTATGCAAAGACAACAGTTGCGTGATAGTTTTAGTAATATCTATGACTTACAAAGACTCATTGCTAGATGTGCAATGAATACAGCGAATGCGGTAGATTGCCAACGTTTGACAAAGACATTAGCAGAAGTGCCTACAATTATGCATGCATTAGATGAGACTGTATTTGATGAGAAGCGTAAAGTTGATCCTCTACAGGAACTCTACCAGAAGCTGAAAGATGCGTTTGTGGATAATCCACCAGTACAGATTAGTGATGGTGGAATGTTTAGAGATGGCTATAACGCCGAACTCGATGAGGCACGCAAGATTCAACATAGTGGTAGAACTTTCATTGCGGAATTAGAAGCTAAGGAAAGAGAAAGAACCGGTATCAAGACTCTCAAAATCGGCTATAACAAAGTCTTTGGCTATTACATTGAAATCTCCAAAGCAGCTGCACAAGCTGTACAGGATGATTGGGGATATATCCGTCGTCAAACATTAACGAATAATGAGCGTTTTATCTCTCCAGAATTAAAAGAGAAAGAAGACGCAATCTTACATGCGGAAGAAAATGCGATTCGCATTGAGAAACAATTATTCCAAATGATATTAGATGAAATCCGTGCATACTTACCACGACTGCAAAAACTAAGTAAGTTTTTAGCAGAGGTAGATGCACAGGTTGCCATGGCAGAAGTATCCGCCAAGTATGGTTATGTCCGTCCGCAATTTGATGAAGACCGTCTTTTCATTGAAAATGGTAAGCACCCAATCTTGGATGATATGATGAAGAACCCAAAGTATGTCGCAAACTCTACGGATATGCATAAAGATCAGGATATCTTACTCATTACTGGTCCAAACATGGGTGGTAAATCTACCTATATGCGTCAGACTGCACTAATCGTTATCATGGCACAGATGGGATGTTTTGTTCCGGCGAAGAGCTGTATCATGCCTATTTTCGATAAGATCTTTACACGTATTGGTGCTTCAGATGATATCCTCAGTGGACAATCCACATTCATGGTAGAAATGTCAGAAGCGAACCTTGCCTTGCAGGAGGCAACTTCCTCATCCTTAATCTTATTTGATGAGATTGGTAGAGGTACATCTACCTATGATGGTATGGCATTAGCACAGGCAATGATTGAATATATCGCAACCTGTATACATGCTAAGACGATGTTTAGTACACACTATCATGAACTAACTGTGATTTCTGATAATCTTCCAAACGTGAAAAATATGCATGTTGTAGTAAAAGAAAATAATGATGAAGTCACATTCTTATATAAGATGGCAGACGGCCCGGCTGGTCATTCTTATGGTATTAATGTCGCAAGACTTGCGGGTTTACCAGACGCAGTATTAAATCGGGCAAAAGACTTACAGAAGGAATTAGAATCAACCAAGAGAGTCGTTCAGCAAAACTACCAGTTGGTAGAAATGCATAAGGAAGATCCACGTACAGAAGCTTTGATGGAGAAATTAAAACAAGTTGACCCAGATAATCTTTCTCCACGTGAAGCGTGGGTGATGTTAAGTGACCTTTGTGAGGAGGTAAAGAAGTAA